From Macaca fascicularis isolate 582-1 chromosome 14, T2T-MFA8v1.1, a single genomic window includes:
- the CCDC88B gene encoding coiled-coil domain-containing protein 88B isoform X2 has product MEIWWREAVVREEGPEALRGLVRRGAWAHWGTSEGLRVHSAGQPTPLGSSQALGLAGLVGEAEESEGEEEEEEEERPLWLEKRFLRLSDGALLLRVLGIIAPTSRGGPRMLRGLDGPAAWRVWNLNHLWSRLRDFYQEELQLLILSPPPDLQTLGFDPLSEEAVEQLEGVLRLLLGASVQVTQPGTGVVLALSGPEPGELTPAELEMLSRSLMGTLSRLARERDLGAQRLAELLLEREPLCLRPEAPSRAPAEGPSHHLALQLANAKAQLRRLRQELEEKAELLLDSQAEVQGLEVEIRRLRQEAQALSGQAKRAELYREEVEVLRERAGRLPRLQEELRRCSERLQAAEACKSQLEEERVLSGVLEASKALLEEQLEAARERCARLHETQRENLLLRTRLGEAHAELDSLRHQVDQLAEENVELELELQRSLEPPPGSPGEAPLPGAAPSLQDEVREAEAGRLRTLERENQELRGLLQVLQGQPGGQHPLLEAPREDPVLPVLEEAPQTPVASDHSPQGLAQKARDGGPQALNLASPASDSVLKGSAECPQAPDSDPQEAESPLQAATVDPQASDWSPQESDCPVETQESPEKAGCASLQSPASVAPPQGPGTKIQAPQLLGGETEGREAPQGELVPEARGLRQEDPEHKPRPSEPSSVQLEEQEGPNQGLDLATGQTEAREHDQRLEGMVGNPAWQKPQQKSEGALEVQAWEGPVTGESLASGVAEQEALRKEVAQLRRKAEALGAELEAQARKLEAQDMEAARLSKELAQARRAEAEAHREAEAQAWEQARLQEAVEAAGRELEAASQEREALVEALASAGRERRQWEREGSRLRAQSEAAEERMQALESEGRQHLEEAERERREKEALQAELEKAVVRGKELGARLEHLQRELEQAALERQEFLREQESQHQRYQGLEQRLEAELQAAATSKEEALMELKTRALQLEEELFQLRQGPAGLGPKEHAEPQLVETQNVRLIEVERSNATLVAEKAALQGQLQHMEGQLGSLQGRAQELLLQSQRAQEHSSRLQAEKSVLEIKGQELHRKLEVLEEEVRSARRSQEETRGQQQALLRDHEALAQLQRRQEAELEGLLVRHRDLKANMRALELAHRELQGRHEQLQAQRASVEAQEVALLAERERLMQDGHRQRGLEEELRRLQSEHDRAQLLLAEVSRERGELQGERGELRGRLARLELERAQLEMQSQQLRESNQQLDLSACRLTTQCELLTQLRSAQEEENRQLLTEVQALSRENRELLERSLESRDHLHREQREYLEQLNALRREKQKLVEKIMDQYRVLEPGPLPRTKKGSWLADKVKRLMRPRREGGPPGGLRLGADGAGSTESLGGPPETELPEGREADGTGFPSPAPMRRAQSSLCLRDETLAGGQRRKLSSRFPVGRSSESFSPGDTPRQRFRQRRPGPLGAPISHSKGPGVGWENSVETLQEHETDANREGPEVQEPEKRPLTPSLSQ; this is encoded by the exons ATGGAGATATGGTGGAGGGAGGCTGTAGTGAGGGAAGAGGGCCCAGAGGCACTTAGAGGACTGGTGAGAAGGGGTGCTTGGGCTCACTGGGGCACGTCGGAGGGGCTCAGGGTTCACTCTGCTGGTCAGCCGACCCCTCTGGGCTCCTCACAGGCGCTAGGACTGGCCGGGCTGGTTGGGGAGGCGGAGGAGTCggagggggaagaagaggaagaggaggaagagcgGCCCCTTTGGCTGGAGAAGAGGTTCCTGCGCCTCAGCGATGGGGCCCTGCTCCTCCGGGTGCTGGGCATCAT TGCCCCCACCTCCCGAGGGGGGCCTCGGATGCTCCGAGGCCTTGACGGACCTGCTGCCTGGCGAGTGTGGAACCTGAACCACCTGTGGAGCCGACTGAGGGACTTCTACCAG GAGGAGCTGCAGCTGCTGATCCTGTCGCCACCCCCAGACCTCCAGACATTGGGGTTTGACCCCCTCTCAG AAGAAGCGGTGGAGCAGCTGGAAGGCGTTCTTCGGCTACTGTTGGGAGCGTCAGTACAG GTGACCCAGCCAGGGACCGGCGTGGTGCTGGCACTCTCTGGGCCAGAGCCTGGGGAGCTGACACCTGCCGAGCTGGAGATGCTGTCCCGGAGCCTGATGGGGACACTGTCGAGGCTGGCGCGGGAGCGTGACCTGGGGGCCCAG CGGCTGGCTGAACTGCTGCTGGAGCGAGAACCCCTCTGCTTGAGGCCTGAGGCTCCCTCTAGGGCTCCCGCCGAGGGCCCCTCGCACCATCTGGCCCTGCAGCTGGCCAACGCCAAGGCTCAGCTGCGGCGTCTGCGGCAGGAGCT gGAAGAGAAGGCCGAGTTGCTGCTAGACTCCCAGGCCGAGGTGCAGGGTTTGGAGGTCGAAATAAGAAGGCTCCGCCAGGAG GCCCAGGCGCTGTCGGGACAGGCCAAGCGGGCCGAGCTGTACCGCGAGGAGGTAGAGGTGCTGCGGGAGCGGGCCGGCCGCCTGCCCCGCCTGCAGGAGGAGCTGCGGCGCTGCAGCGAGCGGCTGCAGGCGGCTGAGGCCTGCAAGAGCCAGCTGGAG GAGGAGCGGGTGCTCTCAGGGGTGCTGGAGGCCTCCAAGGCGCTGCTGGAAGAGCAGCTGGAGGCTGCCCGAGAGCGCTGCGCCCGGCTGCACGAGACCCAGCGCGAGAACCTGCTGCTGCGGACCCGGCTGGGCGAGGCCCATGCG GAACTGGACTCTCTGCGGCATCAGGTCGACCAGCTGGCTGAGGAGAAtgtggagctggagctggagcttcAGCGGAGCTTGGAGCCGCCCCCAGGATCCCCTGGGGAGG CACCCCTGCCAGGAGCAGCCCCCTCGCTGCAAGATGAggtgagggaggcagaggctgggcggCTTCGGACCCTCGAGAGAGAGAACCAGGAGCTTCGGGGGCTGCTTCAGGTGCTTCAGGGGCAGCCAGGGGGCCAG CACCCCCTGCTGGAGGCACCGAGAGAGGACCCTGTGCTTCCGGTGCTGGAGGAGGCTCCCCAGACTCCTGTGGCCTCCGACCACAGTCCCCAGGGCTTGGCTCAGAAGGCAAGGGATGGAGGCCCCCAGGCCTTGAACTTGGCTTCCCCAGCATCAGACTCAGTGCTCAAGGGGTCAGCTGAGTGTCCCCAGGCACCTGATTCGGACCCACAGGAGGCAGAGAGTCCCCTTCAGGCAGCTACTGTGGACCCCCAGGCCTCAGACTGGTCCCCCCAAGAGTCAGACTGTCCTGTGGAGACACAGGAGTCCCCGGAGAAGGCTGGCTGTGCCTCTCTCCAGAGCCCTGCCTCTGTGGCCCCACCTCAGGGTCCAGGGACCAAAATTCAGGCCCCGCAGTTGCTGGGAGGAGAGACTGAGGGAAGAGAGGCTCCCCAAGGTGAGTTGGTGCCTGAGGCCCGGGGGTTGAGACAGGAGGACCCTGAGCACAAGCCAAGGCCTTCGGAGCCCAGCTCTGTGCagctggaggagcaggagggcccCAACCAGGGCCTGGACCTGGCCACGGGACAAACAGAGGCCAGAGAGCATGACCAGAGGCTGGAGGGGATGGTCGGGAACCCAGCCTGGCAAAAACCACAGCAGAAGTCAGAAGGGGCTCTTGAGGTCCAGGCCTGGGAGGGCCCAGTCACGGGGGAGAGCCTGGCCAGTGGTGTCGCAGAGCAGGAGGCGCTCAGGAAGGAGGTGGCACAGCTGAGGAGAAAGGCTGAGGCCCTTGGAGCTGAGCTGGAAGCCCAGGCCCGCAAGCTGGAGGCCCAAGACATGGAGGCTGCCCGCCTCTCCAAGGAACTGGCCCAAGCGCGAAGGGCAGAGGCCGAGGCCCaccgggaggcagaggcccaGGCCTGGGAGCAAGCCCGGCTGCAGGAGGCAGTGGAGGCTGCCGGCCGGGAGCTGGAGGCTGCGTCCCAGGAACGGGAGGCGCTGGTGGAGGCGCTGGCATCAGCGGGCCGGGAGCGGAGGCAGTGGGAACGTGAGGGGTCCAGGCTGCGGGCCCAGTCGGAGGCCGCCGAGGAACGGATGCAGGCGCTGGAGAGCGAGGGCCGCCAGCACCTggaggaggctgagagggagCGCCGGGAGAAGGAGGCCCTCCAGGCG GAGCTGGAGAAAGCTGTGGTGCGGGGCAAGGAGCTGGGGGCCCGGCTGGAGCATCTGCAGCGTGAACTGGAGCAGGCAGCTCTGGAGCGCCAGGAATTTCTGCGAGAACAGGAAAGCCAGCACCAGAG GTACCAGGGCTTGGAGCAGCGGCTGGAAGCTGAGCTGCAGGCGGCGGCGACCAGCAAGGAGGAGGCGCTGATGGAGCTCAAGACCAGGGCCCTGCAGCTGGAAGAGGAGCTGTTCCAG CTGCGCCAGGGCCCCGCGGGGCTGGGGCCCAAAGAGCATGCGGAGCCTCAGCTGGTGGAGACCCAGAATGTGCGACTTATTGAGGTGGAACGCAGT AATGCAACACTGGTGGCAGAGAAGGCAGCTTTGCAGGGGCAGCTGCAGCACATGGAGGGGCAGCTGGGGAGCCTGCAGGGCCGTGCCCAGGAGCTGCTGCTGCAGAGCCAGCGGGCGCAGGAGCACAGCAGCCGCCTGCAG GCCGAGAAGTCTGTGCTGGAGATTAAGGGCCAGGAGCTGCATCGGAAGCTGGAGGTGCTGGAGGAGGAGGTGCGGTCGGCGCGGCGGTCCCAGGAGGAGACCCGCGGGCAGCAGCAGGCCCTGCTTCGGGACCACGAGGCCCTGGCACAGCTGCAGCGGCGGCAGGAGGCCGAGCTAGAGGGACTGCTGGTGCGGCACCGAGACCTCAAGGCCAACATGCGGGCACTGGAGTTGGCTCACCGGGAGCTGCAGGGCAG GCATGAGCAGCTGCAGGCCCAGCGGGCCAGCGTGGAGGCACAGGAGGTGGCCCTACTGGCAGAGCGTGAACGCCTGATGCAGGATGGGCATCGGCAGCGGGGCCTGGAGGAGGAGCTGCGGAGGCTTCAGAGCGAGCACGACAG GGCTCAGCTGCTGCTGGCAGAGGTGTCTCGGGAGCGGGGTGAACTTCAGGGTGAACGCGGGGAGCTACGGGGCCGGCTGGCGCGGCTGGAGCTGGAGCGGGCACAGCTGGAGATGCAGAGCCAGCAGCTGCGCGAGTCCAACCAGCAGCTGGACCTGAGCGCCTGCCGGCTGACCACACAGTGTGAG CTATTGACACAGCTGCGGAGTGCCCAGGAAGAGGAGAACCGGCAGCTGCTGACTGAAGTGCAGGCCCTGAGCCGGGAGAACAGGGAGCTCCTGGAGCGCAGCCTGGAGAGCCGGGACCACCTGCACCGCGAGCAGCGGGAGTACCT GGAACAGCTTAATGCCCTGCGCCGAGAGAAGCAGAAGCTCGTGGAGAAGATCATGGACCAATACCGCGTGCTGGAGCCTGGGCCCCTGCCCCGGACCAA GAAGGGCAGCTGGCTGGCAGACAAGGTGAAGAGGCTGATGCGGCCCCGGCGGGAGGGGGGCCCCCCTGGGGGGCTGCGCCTGGGGGCCGATGG